Sequence from the Macaca fascicularis isolate 582-1 chromosome 16, T2T-MFA8v1.1 genome:
GCCCCCGCGCCCCCAGCCTCCTGCCGCGGCTGCGAGATCTCCCCGGCGTTGTTCGAGGCCCCGCGCGGCTACAGCGTGATGGGCGGCCAGCGGGAGGCGGCGACCCGGGACGACGATGACGACCTGCTGCAATTCGCCATCCAGCAGAGCCTGCTTGAGGCGGGCAGTGAGTATGACCAGGTGCGTCTCCGCAGGCGCGCGGGTCCACGGGACTGCGGCGCCGCCACGGCTAACGCCCATGCCTTCCCGCAGGTCACCATCTGGGAGGCGCTAACCAACAGCAAGCCTGGCACCCACCCCATGTCCTACGAGGGTCGCCGACAGGACAGGTCAGTGCCTGCTGGGCCGGAGAGAATCCTCCGGAGAGGATCCTGTCTCCCCTAAGCCAGGACACAGCCCGGAGAACCCGCGGGGCCCTCGGCAGGGACCCTTCTGGTATCGGGATGGCTTCTGCCACCACTCTTTCCTGGCTCCAAGGCGGCAGTCAGGGGGCAGGGATCGAGGCCTCACCGCGGCGTTCAGACTCTCCCCAGGCATTGACGGGGAGAACTTGGTAGGGGCTGGGCTCCCCCACGACCAGGTGGGGGCCAGGACGCCGTGGGACTGACGGCCTCCACTAGAGGGTGGTGGCCCTGGGCCGCCCCGGAGCCTCCACGCCGTGTCCTGGCCCGGGCCGGTGGGTGGGTGCGCCCGGGAGCCCGCGAcattccttccccacccccaggagCGCCCCGCCCACGCCGCAGCGCCAGCCTGCGCCCCCGGCGTCAGTGCCCAGCCCTCGGCCCAGCTCAGGGCCAGGTTCCAGCGGCCACGTGTTCCGGAGCTACGACGAGCAGCTGCGGCTGGCGATGGAGCTGTCGGCGCAGGAGCAGGAGGAGCGGCGGCGGCGCGCgcgccaggaggaggaggagctggagcGCATCCTTAGGCTCTCACTGACCGAGCAGTAGCGCCCCCTGCCGGGACCCTCGCCTGCGCCATGCGCGCCACGCCCAGGGCCAGGAGCCAGACAAGCCTAGGCCTGCGCGCCTGCAGAGCGGCGGCTGGAGACTGGAGCCACTGCCTCGCCGGTGCAGCAGCGCAGCAGGCACGATTCGGGGAGGGATTCGGCATGGCCGCGGGGTACCTtcccagcccagggccctggAGGCAGCTGGCACGGCCTGGTTCCCCTGCTTTGCTGTATGCTGATTCCCCAACCCGCTCCCCTGGGCTCAGATCTGTCCTGGGGCGGAGCCAGGCGGTCCTGAGGGCGAGATGAATCCTTAGAGGAGCGCTGTCCCCATCCCTTGCTCCTTGTGGCCGGTCCGCATTTCTGTTCACTAATCCCACTCCAGGACACTGCCCCTGAAGCCTTTGCATCTCTGCTCTTCACTCCTGGGGGTCAGCTGAGCTCCTCGCGTGCTGTGTCGCTGCTTTGTCCCAGACACAAACCAGCACGTCTAGGGCCCAGCCCCTCCCCAACCCCGGCATTTCAGCGTCAAGTGCACTTACCGGGGTACCcggctcccccagcccccacaccCGTCCTGGGTCTCAGGGTGGTTCCAGCTTCTCCTTGGGCAGCCAGAAGTTGGAGTCCCATCCCCcaaggcacattttttttttttttgggtgatCAGGGAGTGTGTCCAAGGTAGCCCCCTGGCCTGGGCAAGCCCTGACTCCCTCATGGTGCCTCAGAGAGTGGGGAGCATATTGGGCTGGGTAAGCACTAGACCCGAGTAGACTGGACACAAAGGGCTCGCCCAGGGCCCTggcaccacccccaccccttcccaccaGCTGCTGCTAGCCTCTGTGGTTGTACATCCCACTTGCCCCCACACGGAGACTGACTCTAAAACCCTTCATCCAATGGTGCTAACACCCGGctctcccctgccccacctcacCCACCCAGAGAAGCACAGACCCCGCTAGGGGCAGGGGCCCACCGCACACCCTTGTCCCGGGCCTGTCTGGGACTGGCCTTCCCGGCTCAGcccctgaggctcagaggggacacaaaaagggatggaagaaaagaacaaagagaaactgTTCCTCTCACCCCCTTCCCTGATGCCAGGGGCACCAGACTGATTCTGAGGCACAAATAAAAGAGGCTTCAAACCGGAGGCTTTTGCTACCTGACTTTACTGGGGGGAACACCTACGGTGTGGGTTGGGGTCCTTCTGAACCTCAGAGTGGGGAGAGCTCTAGGGTAAGAGGCTGCCTGGTGGGCCCTGAGCCCCGGAGTGCATCGCCAGGTCTCCCAGGAGCATGGGGGTAGCATTTGCAGAGGCTGGGGGTCTTGTTCCCCTCACTCCCACCCATGCAGGAGGCACAGACTGAACGCTTAGTAAAATGTTTCATTCAGTACGTCTTGTTTTTCTGAGAGAGGCAACAGCAGAGGGTTGGGGggcagtgtgtgtgtatttgtgatgAACCTAATTTCTCATGCCACTTCTCTCAAGATTTCTCCGCGGGGGCTGCCGCGAGGAAGCCGCCCTCGCCCCTGTCgctggaaagaaggaagagaactCTCTACCACAGACCTCTGTGGGTGTAACTGGGTCCGGCTCTGCAGCAAACGGGATGTGTATGTGTCTGCAGAACTGGGGTGACGCCCATCTGGTTTACCACTCAGGGTGATGGAAACCAGTGAGCTGATTAGGAGAAGCGCTGTCATTTTCCCCAGCCTGGGGGGACCCATCAAATCGCCACCCATCTGAGGTCAAGCTCAGGCTCCAATGTCCCCAAGCATCGCGTAAATACTAAGCACTTTCCCTGCCCTGGGCAGAGGACAAAGGGGGACACCACCTCGCCGTGCAGCACCATTGCTGGTCCCCCCCCCAGACCTCCCTAGGCCAGTTCCAGCCGAGTCCCAGACGAGGCGCGCCGTCCAGCTTCCGCCGGACCGACATGGGTCTCCCCTGTGCTCCAAGAGTTACGGTCTCCCGCGAGGGGCGGAGTTCCCCTCCCAGTCCCGCCCCCGGCCCCAGCCCAAGAGGGCGGGGTCCGGGACCAATAGCTGGGGCGGGGCCGAGCTTGTGCTCCCCGCCCCGCTCCGCCTGCCTGGCGCGCCGGGCTAGTCCGTGCCGTCCACCAGCTCGCACAGCATGTTCTCCAGAGCCGTGATGCGCTGCTCCTGGGCCTGCACCCGCTCGCGGAGGGCCTTGATCTCCTCCAGCAGCGTCTCCAAGGTGTGCTGCTGCTGGGGCGGAGGACGGAGAGGCCGTGTCGTATAGGGGCGGTAGGGGGAGATGTAGATTGGGCCAGGGTGCAGCAGGGTCGATCTTACCGACAAGGGGGCGTCGCTGGATGACTGGCTGCGGCGGGGGACGGAGGGCGGGCGCACGTCCAGGATGTTGCGCTTCGTGACCCGGAGCTCGCGGTGCTTCGGAGGCACGTAGCCGTCCCTCAGCGAAATGAGCACCGGATCGGCGTCCTGACCGGATAGCCATTCGTCCGCTTCTAGGGCCGGCTCCGGGCCCGGCGTATCCGGGTACAGATCGTCCTGGAACAGGTCTGACTGCGGGGGTGGGTGGGACAGGGGGACCTGCGTGAGAGGGTTGCGGGGCCTGCTCCGCTCCCTTCCGCCTAGTAGCCCTGCCCAACCCTTCTCCCGGCCCCTCACCTTGCGGGGCACAGTCATGATGATAGGTTCACACTTTCTTTCGTGTAGCTTGTAGAACCTATAAGGGAGCAGGGTTCAGCACCCCCGCAGACTTCCACGTCCTTAACTTCTCCTGTCTAAGACCAAGGGGGTTGGAGGCCAACACTTGCTGAGCGCCTACCATGCATATTGCACATTACACACATTATTGGTTCTATAGTAAAAGACTGAAGTTGAGAATGTAAGGCTAGTGAGCAGTGGGTCTGGCACTGAAACAGAACTGTCTTATCCCCCTGTCCCCCTTTTCCAAAGCACTGCATTACTGGGGAAGCCCCGTGGCTAGGACCCGACATGAGTAGGGGACAGAGGCGGGCAGGTGTTCGGGAGGGGCCAAGGCAGCTGACCGGGCGATCTCACACTTGCTGACATCCAGTCCCCTTTTGGGCATGAAACCCATGCCCCGCTGCGGCTCTTTGCTGCTGAACGTGTTCAGGTAGTGCACGAAAGGCGGCTCGTCGGTAATCTCAAAGTACCGAATGCTGCTGTCGCCCTGCAAAACCAGTCGGTTCAGGGGCGCGCCGAGACAAGGCCCTCCATATCTCCATCCAGCCCCGTGTTCTCCCTGCCCGGCCGTGAGCACCTTGCCACACAGGTAGACGATGCTGGAGTCGGGATCGTAAAAGGGCAATAGGACCCCGTTGCTTGTGTCCATCTCCTGCAGTGCCACTGGCTCCTCGAAGTTGTTCTGCCCGAGTACAGGAGGCGTGaccagccctgccccaccctcccgTGCTACTTCGGGACCCCCAGAAGCCCCTTTACGCTTCCTGGCCTTCCCAGACCGTATGCCCCAAACCTCTAGTGACCAGAGTTGCAGGCCCCTCCCCTGGGCacgtctctcctcctcccctgcgCACATCGCTCCTCCTCCCGGGCACATATACCCGCTGCGCGCCGCATGCAGTCACAGCAAACCACCCCCAGGGACTCGGCATCACCAGGTGGGGGCGCCAGCGCAGGATCCTTCACGCGACGCAGCAAAACTGGGCAGAGGGGTGGGTGTGAGAATGGCAGGCGCTGCAGAGGTGGCAGCAGCCTTCAGTCCTGTCCAGGTGGGCATGCCCTGCGGGTGGGGGGCGCCTGGCCACTCTCCCGTGATGCCAGTCCCCGGGGCACACACCCCAAGCCTCCAGCTGCGTTACCGGGTCCCACAGGCCCAGCTCTCGCTGGCTCATGCGGGTGAAGCCGGTGGTGAAGATATGGCCCTGTCGCGTGAAGACGGCCCGCATGGGCCTCATCCCCTCGTGGGCCGCAAACCTCtcctggggggagggggagacagggagggacaTCACCCAGCCGCCTGCTCTGAGCAGCATGGAGGGACGAGCAACCAGCTTGCTGACTTGGGTGTCCGGGGTGGAGGAGCGGAGGCGGGGAAGAGACAAAAGGGGCCTAAGCACTCAGCTTCCTGCGGGGCCACGGCTGGCCCCTGACCTGGAGAGCATCCGCGCCTGGAGAGAGCAGGAGGCACGCGGCTCTCAGCCGATCCCGAACCCTTAAGCGCGCTCAAAGGCCGATCCCTAGAGCAGGGGTGTCTGCTGGCTCCCCGGAGTCGCAGCGAGGCTTTTCCTGAACGGGGAGCTCCCCGCTCAGCTCGGGCCTCTTGGGCGCCAGCCACAGCCAGGGAAGGCGCTCCCGGCGGACCCAGCGAAGGAGCGAGCTAGCGCGCCCGGCGCGGCCTGGCCTACCGGGTCCCAGAGCGCGAGCTGCCGCTCACTCATCCTGCTGAAGCCGGTGCTGAGCAGCTTCCCGTCTGCGGTGAAGACAGCCCGCAGCGGGCGGGCGCCCTCGTGAGGCCGGGCTCTCTCCTGCTCGCGGGGTTAGTGGGTTAGAGCGCCCGCGCGCCCGCCCGACCGCGCTCGGCGCTTGTGCTCCACGCAGACATGCAAGCGGCCCACGCACCCGCACCCCAGGTTAGACTGAGGCCGGCGAGGCCAGGGCCTCAGCCCACCCAGGGCACCCGGCTGGGATAAGCAACATGCGAGGGTTGCCCCCCATCCCCCGCCCAGTGGGTCCACAAGGAGAAAGGGCCAGCCCTCGAGCCAGTGTCAGGCCCCAGACCCTGGAAGATGCGTCTGGGTGCCGGCTGAGAGGAGAGGGGTCCGGGAGCTCAGGTTTCATGCAGGTTCTGGTGGGAGGGTGGAGTTTCCAGCTTCTCCCCTCCTCAATCCCAAAGCGAGGAGCCCTTCTCTGAGCTTCTGAGAtgcaagggaggggagggaacagGAGCCGGGCAGAGAATTGTAGGCTGGGGGCTTACTTAGGGCAGAGACCTGTGGTTGCAGAGACGGGGGAAGAGGGCTAGTCTCTGGAGCAGGGATGTGACAGGTGAAAGCCAGGACCAGGGGCTCTGATAATGGTGGGTACAAGGTGCTGACAGCTGGCCACTGGTCAGGGGATGCTGGGGAGTGGCTAGGCCAGGCACTCACCGCCACCACTTGGCCTTTTCTGGGGTCAATGATGCGCAAGGTCTTGTCCTTGCAGGTGGTGGCTAGCAGGCTACCGTTGCTGTTCCAGCACACACTGTGGATGACATCTGGGTGCATATCATCCAGGCTCAGCAGCACCTCCCCGGTGCCCACATTCCAGATGATGATCATATTGTCACCACCTGCCCAgagtggccaggcatggtcacCTGGGTCCCGCCTTTGCCACCACCCACCCGTCTATGGGGGACCCCTCCCTTGCCCCCAGACCTGCACTGAGCAGGACATTCCTGGCAGTAGGGTGCCAGGAGAGGATGCCCACACGCTTGGAGTGGCCCTCAAGTGTGATGATAGGTTCCGTAATGTTGCGCATGGGGGTATAGTCTGGAATCTGCCACACCTGGGTAGGAAGAAAAGGCATATGGTAGGTGGAATGAGGAGCCACCCTGTGCTTCCCTGCCGGCTCTCTTGAGTGGTAAGGGTGAAATGCAGGGcaagatgtggtggcgcatgctgaGAGCCAGGAGGGGGCACTGCCAGCTCTCCAGAGACCTCCCATTCACTCCAGCAGGGAGACTTCAGAGCGCTGCCCTGCTGCTCTGCAGGCACCACCTTGGCCATGGCTATAATTAGTCCTAAGCAGTGCATCCTGGGAAGGGGTAGGCATGTAGCTAAAAATAGTCTGggagctgggcagggcagggctctgGGACCAAGCACCTCCCTTATTACCACCCTTAGCACCTTCCCCAGCACAGGTGAGGCAGCCTTCCCTGCTCCCCTGCTCAACTGCCCAGCAGTAGCCCCCTGGCTCCTACCATGATGGTGGTGTCGTCTGAGGCACTGGCGATGACATTGTCATTGTGTGGACACCAGTCAATATCCAGCACAGGGGCAGTGTGCCCAGTGACCAGTGGGTAGTTCTTATCCACTCGCCCTGTCTGAGGGGTTGGAGAGGAAGATGTGGGGCTACTCTCCTATGAGGTTTTTAGGGGGTGGGTAGCAGATCTGCTTACACCTCAATTCCctattatctattttctttttgcagaTCCCTCTCCACATTTCTAACACCATCCAGTCCACTTGCTGCACTTTACCGAAGGCAGAGTTGAAACAGTTTAATATTAGGGACTCTGACACAGAGAGGTAAGATGGCCTCACCAAGGACACACAACAAGATACTCatagagctgagatttgaactttCCAGTCCAGTGCGCTTCCAAAGACACCTACTTGGAGGAGGCTGTTCTTCAGCCCGTTCTCCTATTGAAATGTCTGTGGGATTCTCCTGGTGGAAGAGGTCAAGGTAAGGTAATAGTGTAGTGCTGGACAGCCCTTTGCTGGCCTCCCTTGGCAGATCTCTTCCTTGTGGACCACTTTCACCTTGGAACCACAAGCAGCAAGCATTCCTGGTGCCTACTATCGCCAAATGGGAGTTGGGGGCCCACCTATTTTTTGGTCTTCACAGGCTGCTTGTGGGGGTTCTGAGACTTCTGCAGGGACAGGCACTAGTCCAGACCAGGCAGCGGGGGAGAGGGTGGCTATGTGGTACTGAAAGAGCAGACATATTGGGGGAGGAGGCAGCTCCAGCTGAAATTTGAGCCCTGAGGCCTGTGTCCCAGGATGGTGTCTGCATTGTCTAGGGTGAGTCACTGGCTTTGTCAGGCCTCTTCCTGACCCTGCCCCCTGTGGAGCCTCCCCTAACAAGGTGTAGGGGCCAGAATCCAGGTCAGGGTCATaccttgggggtgggggggagtcATCCTTGGGATGTGGATGGCCAAGGGGCTTAAGGTTATGAAGCTAACATGGCAGTCATTGCCTGGTCCCCATCCTAAGGGTAAGGAGGGCTCTGGCCTCATGTATCatgttccccttcctttcccttccctttctttctatttcactGCAACAGCCCTTGGAGGTAGCCAGGGACTCTTTGGATGGAGCCTGACCCTGTCCTCAGTTTGCTGCTCTGAGATGTGACTTAATCAAATGGTCATCTTGGGCTAGGGAGGAGGTTTTCCACACCCAAAACATGAGGGGATGCGGCATTAGGAGAGGCAGTGATGGAATCTGGCCAGGCTTGGCTGTGCTGTGTCCCAACCATCTCCATCACCCGGCTCCCCTCCTGGTCCCTGCTGGGAATGGGGTGGTGCGTGGAGAGGTGGGAGGGCTAGGGAGTGGGAGTAGGCCACCCTGATgttagggtggggtggggtggcctCCCCTCTGGTCCTTGAGGGCTTGGGGAATAGGGAGGAGACAATCCACACAGACACTTCTCCTGACTGTGGAATGCAACTAGGTGAGAACACAGGCTGCCTTGGGAGTTCCCAGGGGCCCCGGCCAGTGTCTTCCCACTTGCTTCCTTTCCCTGGTCTCTCACCTTGGCCAGAGGCAGGACGATGAAGGCACCGCCGCCTCCAGCCTCCACAATAATGGCCAGGAATTTGGGGTTGACGGCACAGAAGGAGCTGTCccatgtgaccttggacacaCGGATATCCTCATAGGCCTGGTCGGCCTTTGCTGCCTGCCCAAACACATGGCGGAACTTGCTTTGCCGAACCACACGTCTGCTCATAGCTGCGGGCAGAGAGGTAGGATCTCAGTGCCCAGAAATGCTTTGGTCCTTAGTCCTGTGAgctgtgggagggaggaggagtgggGGGGTGGCTTATGAGAAGGGTTATGTGGTCAGGAGTCCGGTATAAGTCCATATAGTGTCTGGTCCTAGAAGCAGGGAGCTTTCTTCAAGGTGGTCAGAGTATGGGAAAGTTATTTTGCTGTGTAAAATGCTGTTTACAGTAAGGGGCTAGGATTTGGGGCCTGACTTCTCCATAGAGACCCAGGCTGAGGGGATTGTGGAGCCTAACGGACTGAAAGCTTTCTGGACGTTGGAATGTTTTTAGGAGGAGCCTCAACGCCACATTGCCCgcctccatcccccaccccccacccccgctcctaCAGTCTTGATGAGCATCTCTTCACGGAAGTGATTGTAGCTCCAAGAGGCACCCTGTCCAGAAGCAGAGGCCTTGACCATTGGATCTTGGCTTAAAGCCAGGTATGGGGCCAGGACTGCACCACCACAGGATCCCGAACTTGCATCTCTGGAATAGTTCaggcagatggggttttgcctttttctaaaaatttgcCAAAGGGGAAGTTCCTCCTGTCAGCCAACCTGAGTCCTTTCTGCTAGTGTTTTCATCCCATGCCTTGTGGGTGGACGGGTGGCAGCACAGAGTGAGGTGGGTCCCTCTTCTCCCACTCCTCTCTGCACTGGCTTCTCCAGGGAGCCCTGATCATGGTCTTCCGGCTTTTGCCTACCATACGCTTGTCCGGTTTCTCCTCTGGGTCCCCTGCCCTGGCTGGGCCTTCTTCCTAGTGAACTCTTCTGGGGGGGGATCCTCAACCCCATCCTCCACCCCTGCCCCCTCCGCGGCCAGGCCAGATTTGCAGGGATGGGGAGGGTGTGGTGCCTTTTCTCCAGCTAGGGCCTCTCTAGATGACACACTGAGTACTCCCAAAGCCCCAGCCAGTagctcctgccccaccccagccccagcatCCGCGTGCCCTTCAAGGCACGTCTGCGGCCCCGAGCCTGAGGCCCGGCCTCCCCGCACCCTTCTCCAGCCTCCTGCCCCAGCACTGCGTTCTTGCGAGACGAGGTGTCTGCGCCCTCCGGGAGCGCTGGCCAAATATAGACACCACGTCCTCCCCGCCCGAAACCGAATTTGGCGGCGCGGGGGGAGGGGGCGCAGACCTCTGCCCCTCAGGGACCCCGCCCGCTCCGCCGGCTGCGGTGGCGGCCGCGTGTTGGGGGCTGGGTACCTGGTCCTGAGCGGGCTGCGGGGCGCTCACGCTGCGAATCCTCTGCGGAGGGGGCCCGAGTGCGTAGGGGGCCGAAGAAGTCGTCAGAGCGAAGGAGCCGGCTCTCCGGGTGTCCGTAGTATCTGGGACCCGGGTGTCCGGCTCCACACTCAGGCCGCTGCCTGCGGCTCTCCAGGGCCCGGCGCCGCTGCAGCCCCAGCTGCTGCTGCCATCAACCTGAGGGGGTGGGGACTAGCTTAGGGGCGGGGCCAGAACCAAAGTTGCCCCGCCCCCTCTAGCGGCGGGAAAGTCGAGCGCCCCCAACCGCGCTCCGAGCTTCCGCTGGCCTCGGAAAAGCATCAAAAGTAAGTGTGCCGCTGTGTGCTGGGTACGCACGCTCTTTCCCTCCCTCCGTGACTCCCGGGTAAGCTGGGGAGGCTCGGGTTCGCAGACCCAGAGCAGGACGCTTGGAGAGGGAACCGGCGAGGGGGCGTGCTCCCCTAGAGCCGGCAGCCGTGCGAGATCAGGTGCCTCCGCCCGCATTCCAGCCGCAATCGCGCTCCCAATTTAGCTGTCCCGACCGGCCGGGACTGCGGGACTGCACGTCCAGGCGTCCCTGGGGGAAAGAGGCCCTAGAGGATGAGGTCCCAGGCTGATCTAGGGCAAGTGCGAGGGCACCCGACACCGGGCTGCGAATGTTATTGTTATGAATAGCAATAGCGATCATTTGAGAAACCTAAAATGCTGGCTGTGTGCTAGGCATTTCACCCCATTAGAGGGGATTCCATGGACCAGAGCAGGAAGCAGCTGAAAGACCAAGGAGAGGACCGAGTGTAAAGTGAACCCACCTTGACACTCCCTCCCCTCCAGATGCCGGGGGAAGAGGCTGGCACAGGTCTCTAGTCACATTTTAGGGGTCAGAGAAGCCAGCCCAGAGGCCAGACCCCTAATGTTTTCTGGGCCTTGTTTGAATTGGTGCCCAGCTGTGTTCCAGGTTAACTTCCCCCATATCCCCCAATATCCACAGAACTGAATGCTGACCGAGGTCAAGGAGATTAAAGATAAACTAATCAAAATACAGCCAGTGAAGACCAACCAGTCCCGTAGCTCCAGTCTACCCAGTGTCTTCACATTGTCTGGATTTCTTCCCTTGGATCATAGGGGCATCTGGGACCAGTTATTCCTTCCCACTCTCCAGTGCACACCTGGGAGCGAGTGAATGGAACACAGCGTTCCGGAGGGCAGATACCAGCActggggagaaaggggagggaaggtgGTAGAAACCATGAAGGGCCCCACAAGGCTCCTTTGTTTCTCAGGAAGAGTCCAGGTGGCTTGTAGGGACAGACTCAAATCAAGAGCCAGTGGCTTGTAGGGGAACAGAATAAAAAACCGTTACGAGTGCTCCAGAAATAACTCCTGGCATAGGGGTGCGGGGGCAGGGTATGAGGGTACATGAGTCATCTCTCTTTTACCTAAAGATTCCAGGCACATGATTAGGAGGAAAATACCTGAGTGACTCAGTTGCTCCTTTACAACAATAACCCATgcttatgtgctaggcactggcaCTGTTCTAAGGGCTTTATACGTATTAATTTCATACTCTTAACAATCCTCTAGGCTGGTCGcaggtggctaatgcctgtactcccagcacttcgggaggctgaggcaggtggattacctgaggtcaggagtttgagaccagcctggccaacatggcaaaaccccatctctactaaaaatacaaaaattagccaggtgtggtggtgcacacctgtaatcccagctactcaggaggctgagacacaagaattgcttgaacttgggaggcggaggttgcagtgagctgagatcgtgccactgcactccagcctgggtgacagagtgagactctgtctcaaaacacacacacacacacacacacaaacaaaaaacaatcctcTAAGGTGGGTACTGTTATTATCCCTATTTAACAGTTGAGGAAATTGAGCCACAAAGAGGTTAGGTGACTTACCCATCACAACCTCAACAGGTAGTTGATGTAGCTATGATTCTTATCCACGTGGTCTGGCATCTGGTCCATGCCTTTCAGCAGCACGCATTTCTATCTGTCCCTGAAGGACAGTGCCACTTTATCTCACAAGTGCTGAGCTAAAGCGTAACAGAGTTTATACTGTGTGGCACAGAGGGAAGGATGCCTGGAATGAATTAAAAAACTGGTTCCAGTCCTGGCTCAATCGCCATATTTTTACAGCTCTCTAAACAGGATTGGGTCAGATTCTTTCCAACTCTGCGCCACTCCTTAGCAGAGTAGGGATTTTATGTGCTGCCTCCTCTGAAATGGCGTTTCCCCTACCCCACCCTCCTTCTCTTTAAAGAGAACAAGAGACTCCCTTCTAGAGGGAAGGGCTTGGGACTAGGAAGCAGGAATCCTTCAATGCATGCTCCCTTCAGTTCCATCATCTAGGAAGGGTGGTGCTTTCTGAGTACAGGGATTCAGATATTTGCTTGGGCCTGGCGTAGCTCAGCCCTGCCCTCTAGCCTTCTTCTGGCTGCCAAGGCCTGGCAGAGCTGTGAGTGGGCAGAGTTAAGGCAAGAAGAACCAATCAAGGAAAGGAGCTACTTGGGCTTCGTGCCTCCCTTTTGAACTGTTATCTCTGAACGGCAATCCATAGAAGACAGTCATGGATTTCATCTTTTAGGAAGCCATTTTCTGGATGAGGTAGCTGGCAACTTAGCCATGATTTGGTCCATCTGCTTTGGCTAGAAAACCAAGACTGAGCTTATCTAGATTGGTCAGGGATCCCAGGGTGAAAGACCTTACCTTCACCATCATGCACTCCAGCTAAAGACCAGCACTGTGCCCCTCCCACTTGATATGGATGATTCAGAATGAAGCAGGCTGACTTTAgttcaaagcagttttttctcttttggcgGGGGAGCGGGGGGAACTTCAGCAAATTTTGTTAGCAATTGGGAACTGGAAACTGAGCTCTTCCTAGATGATAGCCCTGCCTTGTATGTGATGAATGGCACCACTAAATATCTCAAGATGTTCATGtcccatttctagaaatttttcaGTGGGCTGaggtgtttcatttatttttggggGCTCAGCTCTCTCTTCAGGGTGACATGATTGGGATCAATCATTGAAAACTACTGCTGTTCACTGTGTTTCTTCTTCTgaccctccctccttctccagcACCCCCCTCCTTTATTGCATCTGATGAAGTAAGTACACgtttcatcttcaaaataaaaatttattcaatcTGTAACAAGAACATTGAATCTGCACATTTGCGCACAAGTTCACATTTAAAAACAGCGGAGCacatcagtaataaaaaaatctatGATACAAGTGGAACATCCCAACCACCAGGAAGATTAAGGAAGGAGATGAGACCACTCTATATTCTGCTTCAAATGCCTCAAAAAGGTCCCAGAGATTCCAGGGAGCACCTGCTTTAATAAAATGTGAGCATAAAAGTTTGGGGTGGCTTGGGGCAAAGGTAACAGTCAGAAGGAGTCTTCTG
This genomic interval carries:
- the CORO6 gene encoding coronin-6 isoform X3, whose protein sequence is MSRRVVRQSKFRHVFGQAAKADQAYEDIRVSKVTWDSSFCAVNPKFLAIIVEAGGGGAFIVLPLAKTGRVDKNYPLVTGHTAPVLDIDWCPHNDNVIASASDDTTIMVWQIPDYTPMRNITEPIITLEGHSKRVGILSWHPTARNVLLSAGGDNMIIIWNVGTGEVLLSLDDMHPDVIHSVCWNSNGSLLATTCKDKTLRIIDPRKGQVVANNFEEPVALQEMDTSNGVLLPFYDPDSSIVYLCGKGDSSIRYFEITDEPPFVHYLNTFSSKEPQRGMGFMPKRGLDVSKCEIARFYKLHERKCEPIIMTVPRKSDLFQDDLYPDTPGPEPALEADEWLSGQDADPVLISLRDGYVPPKHRELRVTKRNILDVRPPSVPRRSQSSSDAPLSQQHTLETLLEEIKALRERVQAQEQRITALENMLCELVDGTD
- the CORO6 gene encoding coronin-6 isoform X5, whose amino-acid sequence is MSRRVVRQSKFRHVFGQAAKADQAYEDIRVSKVTWDSSFCAVNPKFLAIIVEAGGGGAFIVLPLAKVWQIPDYTPMRNITEPIITLEGHSKRVGILSWHPTARNVLLSAGGDNMIIIWNVGTGEVLLSLDDMHPDVIHSVCWNSNGSLLATTCKDKTLRIIDPRKGQVVAERFAAHEGMRPMRAVFTRQGHIFTTGFTRMSQRELGLWDPNNFEEPVALQEMDTSNGVLLPFYDPDSSIVYLCGKGDSSIRYFEITDEPPFVHYLNTFSSKEPQRGMGFMPKRGLDVSKCEIARFYKLHERKCEPIIMTVPRKSDLFQDDLYPDTPGPEPALEADEWLSGQDADPVLISLRDGYVPPKHRELRVTKRNILDVRPPSVPRRSQSSSDAPLSQQHTLETLLEEIKALRERVQAQEQRITALENMLCELVDGTD